A window of the Lactuca sativa cultivar Salinas chromosome 7, Lsat_Salinas_v11, whole genome shotgun sequence genome harbors these coding sequences:
- the LOC111914498 gene encoding uncharacterized protein LOC111914498 has product MREEGISSSGDPFLSPNSPHPPLPPPPTAAASSAGASSPAVAINGGSTDWLGHGQGSKAGSLSRISSQPMWISLSTSAHGSALGSSQPSCRPWERGDLLRRLSTFRPANWFGKPKTASSLACARRGWVNVDVDKIQCESCGANLKYNAPDSISTPCDEDFSNQLDEGHNVTCPWRGNSCSESLVQFPPTPPSALVGGYKDRCDGLLQFPFLPLVATSALDQMKVSRGPEIDRFLLQSDMENTKDVLCIYSRAQKLISLCGWEPRWLPNVQDCEEHSAQSAKNGASFNPNKHHNPNKKTISEDSSKKETRSPLLDCSLCGATVRILDFIHVNRPSRFAPNNIDVPEASKKIVITRGISAASGISGWVEAEQQTEDIDEAATTGMDLNLTMGSGLSQKRPLSDLYQDPNLGQAAGSEVGGRAASYESRGPNKRNVDEGGSTVDRPQGIIPHTDSIEGVVIDRDADEVNDSKRARGSGSYKRDYSSGAGPSRVSYFDIDRNALPPSNKDSARASSVIAMDTFCHSDDDNDSMESVENHPGYVGGDEVNYPSVSGVKSPDNQGQNSTNDEEVLNHGKDGFTLAISGGGSVGMGASHEAEIQGSDGLIHRSGSVVGDIEVVTGVTENQGQTGNFVTESQEDSDVNLSHPSLSCNAVVCSGFEASRDEVMQVGKSSPNDEFGFPNYPPANGLGPPNGESNFEEAVEFDPIKHHNFFCPWVNGNVAAAGVEVGVGPTSTSSGAGGGCGWQLTLDALDGFQGPEPNQTLESESAASLYKDDHQVSGRKLKARHSFNKSHGH; this is encoded by the exons CGCTGCTGCAAG TTCGGCTGGGGCATCATCACCAGCTGTTGCCATCAATGGTGGAAGTACAGATTGGTTGGGTCATGGTCAGGGATCCAAAGCAGGTTCTTTATCTCGCATTAGTTCACAGCCCATGTGGATCTCATTGAGCACAAGTGCTCATGGTTCAGCTCTTGGCTCCTCTCAACCTTCATGTAGACCATGGGAAAGGGGTGATCTTTTAAGAAGATTGTCCACATTCAGACCTGCAAATTGGTTTGGAAAACCAAAG ACTGCTAGTTCACTTGCCTGTGCTAGGAGAGGTTGGGTGAATGTGGATGTTGATAAAATTCAATGCGAGTCTTGTGGTGCAAACTTGAAATATAATGCACCAGATTCCATTTCTACCCCTTGTGATGAAGATTTTAGCAATCAACTTGATGAAGGACACAATGTCACTTGTCCATGGAGAGGAAATAGCTGTTCTGAAAGCTTAGTCCAATTCCCTCCTACCCCTCCATCAGCTTTAGTAGGAGGTTACAAAGACCGCTGTGATGGACTCCTTCAATTTCCATTTCTACCCCTTGTGGCCACTTCAGCACTTGACCAAATGAAGGTTTCAAGAGGTCCAGAAATCGATCGGTTTCTTCTTCAATCTGATATGGAAAACACCAAAGACGTTTTATGCATATATTCACGT GCACAGAAGTTGATAAGCCTTTGTGGGTGGGAGCCAAGGTGGCTTCCAAATGTACAAGACTGTGAAGAACATTCTGCTCAATCAGCTAAAAATGGTGCTTCTTTTAATCCTAATAAACATCATAACCCTAACAAGAAAACAATATCTGAAGATTCTTCAAAGAAGGAAACTAGATCCCCCTTATTGGATTGCAGCTTATGTGGGGCCACAGTAAGAATCTTGGACTTCATTCATGTAAATCGTCCTTCCCGTTTTGCCCCTAACAACATCGATGTCCCTGAAGCAAGTAAAAAGATTGTAATCACACGTGGAATAAGTGCAGCAAGTGGAATCAGTGGATGGGTTGAAGCTGAACAACAAACAGAAGACATTGATGAAGCTGCAACTACAGGAATGGATTTAAATCTTACAATGGGAAGTGGATTATCTCAAAAAAGACCCTTATCAGACTTATACCAAGACCCAAATCTCGGGCAGGCTGCGGGCAGCGAGGTTGGGGGTCGGGCAGCTTCGTATGAATCCCGGGGTCCAAACAAAAGAAATGTAGATGAAGGTGGGAGTACAGTGGATAGGCCACAGGGGATTATTCCCCATACAGATAGCATTGAAGGTGTTGTCATTGATCGTGATGCTGATGAAGTCAACGATAGTAAACGGGCACGTGGGTCCGGGTCTTACAAACGGGACTACTCATCTGGTGCGGGTCCCAGCCGGGTTTCgtattttgatattgacagaaaTGCCCTTCCTCCTTCCAATAAAGATTCAGCAAGAGCTTCATCTGTTATAGCAATGGACACTTTTTGTCATAGTGATGATGATAATGACTCAATGGAGAGTGTTGAAAATCATCCTGGATATGTAGGAGGAGATGAGGTTAATTACCCTTCGGTGTCCGGTGTTAAAAGCCCGGATAACCAGGGGCAAAATAGTACAAACGATGAAGAGGTTTTGAACCATGGAAAAGACGGTTTTACCCTTGCGATTAGTGGAGGAGGGAGTGTGGGAATGGGTGCGAGTCATGAAGCTGAGATTCAGGGGTCGGATGGTTTGATTCATAGAAGTGGAAGTGTTGTTGGTGATATAGAAGTGGTTACTGGTGTGACTGAGAACCAAGGGCAAACTGGTAATTTTGTCACTGAGAGTCAAGAAGATAGTGATGTGAATCTTTCTCATCCTTCTCTTTCGTGTAATGCGGTTGTTTGTTCTGGATTTGAAGCTTCTAGAGATGAAGTGATGCAGGTGGGAAAATCGTCTCCTAATGATGAATTTGGATTCCCAAATTACCCTCCTGCAAATGGGCTAG GGCCTCCAAATGGGGAAAGCAACTTTGAAGAAGCAGTGGAGTTTGATCCAATTAAGCATCATAATTTCTTCTGTCCTTGGGTTAATGGAAATGTTGCTGCAGCTGGGGTCGAGGTGGGGGTGGGACCCACCTCCACCTCAAGTGGTGCTGGTGGTGGTTGTGGGTGGCAGTTGACTTTAGATGCTTTGGATGGGTTTCAAGGGCCTGAACCCAATCAGACCCTTGAATCTGAATCAGCTGCTTCTCTTTACAAG gatGATCATCAAGTTTCTGGTAGAAAACTCAAGGCGCGACATTCCTTTAACAAAAGCCATGGTCACTAA